A genome region from Dendrosporobacter quercicolus includes the following:
- the fabK gene encoding enoyl-[acyl-carrier-protein] reductase FabK yields MLNSNICRLLKIKYPILQGGMAWVATSELVAAVSNAGGLGVIGAGHMPPDALRNEIKKTKALTSKPFGVNIMLMSPYVKEVMQVVIDEQVPVVTTGAGNPGEYIPALKEIGSKVIPVVASVALAKRLARTGVDALIAEGMESGGHVGEITTMALVPQIADAVSIPVIAAGGIADARGVIAAFALGAQGVQIGSRFVASQECIAHEKYKQAILKAKDRSTIVTGISTGHPVRVIANKLTREYAEMEKRGASQEELENLGAGKLRIAAYEGEIDHGSVMIGQISGMIDCVKPVESIIQDLVQGIPAVMTDIKDIVE; encoded by the coding sequence ATGTTGAATAGTAATATTTGCCGATTGTTGAAGATCAAGTATCCGATATTACAAGGCGGAATGGCCTGGGTTGCAACCAGTGAGCTGGTCGCCGCCGTTTCCAATGCCGGAGGATTAGGTGTAATTGGCGCCGGGCATATGCCGCCGGACGCTCTTCGCAACGAAATTAAAAAGACCAAGGCTCTGACCAGTAAGCCTTTTGGTGTTAATATCATGCTGATGTCGCCATACGTAAAAGAAGTTATGCAGGTGGTGATTGACGAACAGGTGCCGGTAGTTACCACCGGTGCTGGAAATCCCGGCGAATATATTCCGGCATTAAAGGAAATTGGCAGCAAAGTTATTCCGGTGGTGGCTTCGGTGGCCTTAGCCAAACGGCTGGCCCGGACCGGGGTAGATGCACTAATCGCCGAGGGTATGGAGAGCGGCGGGCATGTCGGTGAAATTACCACCATGGCGCTGGTGCCGCAAATTGCAGATGCTGTCAGCATTCCGGTAATTGCAGCAGGCGGGATTGCTGATGCCCGCGGGGTAATAGCCGCTTTTGCCCTGGGCGCGCAGGGCGTGCAGATTGGTTCGCGCTTTGTTGCGTCCCAGGAATGTATTGCCCACGAAAAATATAAGCAGGCCATTCTGAAAGCCAAAGACCGTTCGACGATTGTCACTGGAATTTCCACCGGTCATCCGGTCAGAGTTATTGCCAATAAACTGACCAGGGAATATGCGGAAATGGAAAAACGGGGCGCCAGCCAGGAGGAACTCGAAAACCTTGGCGCCGGCAAACTGCGCATTGCCGCATATGAGGGTGAGATTGATCATGGCTCGGTAATGATTGGTCAAATTTCGGGAATGATTGACTGCGTCAAACCTGTAGAGAGTATTATTCAGGATTTAGTGCAGGGAATACCGGCAGTAATGACTGATATTAAAGATATTGTGGAATAA
- the fabD gene encoding ACP S-malonyltransferase produces the protein MGKIAFVFPGQGSQVVGMGRDLYEKYDIARALFKQADQALGYSIMELCFNGPEDELRKTSNTQPAILTVSVICYELLKQQGITPDIVAGHSLGEYSALVAAGSLEFSDAVALVNKRGQFMQQAVPLGEGSMAAILGLDRAIIIDICEKTQAEFGAVQAVNFNCPGQVVIAGTVAAVEKAAERLKAAGAKRAVMLPVSAPFHSTLMQPAAEQLAGELARITVRDAAVPVVANVHGKTVTAGDTIKRLLVEQAASPVKWEDCVVQMAAYGADLFIEVGPGKVLTGFTRKIAKDIQNLNVEDDASLEKTLDYFREVR, from the coding sequence ATGGGAAAAATTGCCTTTGTATTCCCGGGCCAGGGCTCACAAGTGGTCGGCATGGGAAGAGACCTTTATGAAAAGTACGATATTGCCAGAGCCTTGTTTAAACAGGCTGATCAGGCTTTAGGCTATTCCATCATGGAGTTGTGTTTCAACGGGCCGGAAGATGAATTACGCAAGACTTCCAATACCCAGCCGGCAATCCTGACAGTTAGTGTCATCTGCTATGAACTATTAAAACAGCAGGGCATTACTCCGGATATCGTGGCCGGTCACAGCTTAGGGGAATATTCGGCTTTGGTGGCGGCAGGCTCCCTGGAATTTAGCGATGCTGTGGCGTTGGTTAACAAACGGGGCCAGTTCATGCAGCAGGCTGTCCCTCTGGGTGAAGGCAGTATGGCCGCTATTTTGGGGCTGGACAGAGCTATTATTATTGATATTTGCGAAAAAACCCAGGCGGAGTTTGGCGCTGTTCAGGCCGTCAACTTTAACTGCCCCGGCCAGGTGGTGATTGCCGGCACGGTTGCAGCAGTGGAAAAGGCCGCAGAACGGTTAAAGGCGGCGGGCGCCAAACGGGCGGTAATGCTGCCGGTCAGCGCTCCTTTTCATAGTACGCTGATGCAGCCGGCTGCTGAACAATTGGCAGGCGAACTGGCCCGGATTACGGTCAGGGATGCTGCTGTGCCGGTTGTGGCCAATGTCCATGGGAAAACAGTGACAGCCGGGGATACGATTAAGCGCTTGCTGGTCGAACAGGCGGCAAGCCCGGTAAAATGGGAAGATTGCGTTGTTCAAATGGCTGCTTACGGAGCTGATCTGTTTATTGAGGTTGGTCCCGGGAAAGTGCTTACCGGCTTTACCAGAAAAATAGCGAAGGATATCCAGAATCTTAACGTGGAAGACGATGCTTCGTTAGAAAAAACCCTTGATTATTTTAGGGAGGTTCGCTAA
- a CDS encoding beta-ketoacyl-ACP synthase III has product MTVNNQAVGIIGIGSYLPERIVTNTELEKTVDTSDEWIVGRTGIKERRVADSATATSDLATGAALIALADAGVSAGDLDLIIVATVTPDMNFPSVACIVQENIKAKNAAAFDLSAACAGFVYGLAIGSQFIKTGVYRKVLVIGAETLSKILDWNDRNTCILFGDGAGAAVLGPVGDGCGILGVELGADGAGGDLLKVPAGGSRQPFTSEICKNRLHFIHMNGNEVFKFAIKIMGEAAAKALAAAGLSTEDIDCLIPHQANIRIIQSAAKRLKVPMDKVMVNVDRYGNTSAASIPIALDEAVRSGRVKKDDKIVLVGFGAGLTWAACVLKWCKED; this is encoded by the coding sequence ATGACAGTGAATAATCAAGCAGTAGGAATCATCGGTATAGGTTCTTATTTGCCGGAACGGATTGTCACCAATACCGAACTGGAAAAAACAGTGGATACTTCTGATGAATGGATTGTGGGCCGAACTGGCATTAAAGAACGCCGGGTGGCTGATTCGGCAACGGCCACCTCGGATCTGGCGACCGGCGCCGCACTGATTGCGCTGGCCGATGCCGGCGTCAGCGCCGGGGACCTTGACCTGATTATTGTCGCGACCGTCACGCCTGACATGAACTTTCCATCTGTTGCCTGTATCGTTCAGGAGAACATTAAAGCCAAAAATGCGGCAGCTTTTGATTTATCGGCTGCTTGCGCCGGTTTTGTCTACGGCCTGGCCATCGGCAGCCAGTTTATCAAAACCGGCGTTTATCGCAAAGTATTGGTCATAGGAGCAGAAACTTTATCGAAAATTCTGGACTGGAATGACCGCAATACCTGTATTTTATTTGGGGATGGAGCCGGCGCTGCGGTTTTAGGTCCGGTTGGCGACGGGTGTGGAATTTTGGGCGTGGAGCTGGGGGCGGATGGCGCCGGCGGGGATTTGTTAAAAGTTCCGGCAGGCGGTTCCCGGCAACCGTTTACGTCTGAAATCTGCAAAAATCGGTTGCACTTTATTCATATGAATGGTAATGAAGTGTTCAAGTTTGCAATTAAAATTATGGGTGAGGCGGCGGCAAAAGCATTAGCCGCTGCCGGGTTAAGCACAGAGGACATTGACTGTCTGATTCCTCATCAGGCAAATATTCGCATTATACAGTCGGCGGCCAAACGCCTTAAAGTACCAATGGACAAGGTGATGGTAAATGTTGATCGGTATGGGAATACTTCAGCCGCATCCATTCCGATTGCTTTAGATGAAGCCGTCAGAAGCGGCCGGGTAAAAAAAGACGACAAAATAGTCCTGGTTGGGTTTGGGGCAGGGCTTACCTGGGCGGCGTGCGTATTAAAATGGTGCAAGGAGGACTAA
- the fabG gene encoding 3-oxoacyl-[acyl-carrier-protein] reductase, whose translation MHVDGKVALITGGSRGIGRAVAIKLAGAGAKVVINYAGNLAAAQEVEQTIKAAGGEAVIIQGDVADAGSVERMINQMIDTYGRIDILVNNAGITRDGLLIRMKEEDWDAVLNTNLTGVFHCTKAVARLMTKQRSGKIINISSVVGVTGNIGQANYAAAKAGVIGFTKAMAKELASRGITVNAVAPGFIATDMTAVLPEQIKTELISRIPLGKLGSPEDISAAVLFLASEAASYITGQTLNVNGGMAM comes from the coding sequence ATGCATGTAGATGGCAAAGTGGCATTGATTACCGGAGGTTCCAGAGGGATTGGCCGGGCTGTGGCAATTAAGCTGGCCGGCGCGGGGGCCAAAGTAGTCATTAATTACGCCGGCAATCTGGCGGCCGCGCAGGAAGTTGAGCAGACGATCAAGGCCGCCGGCGGCGAGGCGGTCATTATCCAGGGCGATGTGGCCGATGCCGGAAGCGTTGAGCGGATGATCAACCAAATGATCGATACTTACGGCCGGATTGACATACTTGTGAATAATGCCGGAATTACCAGGGATGGTCTATTAATCCGCATGAAAGAGGAAGACTGGGATGCTGTGCTCAATACCAACTTAACAGGTGTTTTTCATTGCACCAAAGCGGTTGCACGTCTGATGACGAAACAAAGAAGCGGCAAGATTATTAATATTTCTTCCGTGGTCGGCGTGACCGGAAATATCGGGCAGGCAAATTATGCGGCTGCTAAAGCCGGCGTGATCGGCTTTACGAAAGCGATGGCTAAAGAACTGGCGTCCCGGGGCATTACGGTAAATGCAGTGGCGCCCGGTTTTATCGCCACCGACATGACAGCCGTGCTGCCGGAACAGATAAAAACTGAGCTGATTTCCAGAATTCCGTTAGGTAAATTAGGTTCACCAGAGGATATTTCCGCTGCCGTGTTGTTTTTGGCTTCAGAGGCAGCAAGCTATATTACCGGTCAGACCCTGAATGTAAATGGCGGTATGGCAATGTGA
- the plsX gene encoding phosphate acyltransferase PlsX, whose product MRIAVDAMGSDYAPEQIVLGAIEAAREYCCEILLVGDQEEIEKILHKNDIRGLNIRVQHASEVIEMHEHPGAAVRKKKDASVVVATKLVKDRECAAVISAGSTGAGVAAALFGLGRIKGIDRPTIATPIPNINGATVLLDSGANVDSKPRHLVQSAIMGSLYAEYVLGIKNPRVGLLNIGEEETKGNEQALATYPLLKQLKTIHFIGNAEGRDIPRGTVDVVVCDGFVGNVVLKFSEGLAGAMLQLLKDTIKSSGLLTKLASLMVLPALKTLKKKIDYAEYGGAPLLGVDGCFIICHGSSKAKAIKNAIRVAIEFTDNKVVEHIRENIAKEGLLTNDSE is encoded by the coding sequence ATGAGGATTGCAGTTGACGCCATGGGTAGCGATTATGCCCCCGAGCAGATCGTATTAGGGGCAATTGAGGCTGCCAGGGAGTATTGCTGTGAAATACTACTTGTGGGCGATCAGGAAGAAATTGAAAAAATTTTACATAAAAACGATATTCGTGGTTTGAATATTCGTGTCCAGCATGCCAGCGAAGTCATTGAAATGCATGAGCATCCGGGGGCCGCAGTCCGCAAGAAAAAGGACGCCTCGGTGGTGGTTGCGACGAAATTAGTGAAAGACCGGGAGTGCGCCGCCGTTATTTCCGCCGGCAGCACCGGAGCAGGCGTCGCCGCGGCCTTGTTTGGCCTGGGAAGAATTAAAGGCATTGACCGGCCGACGATTGCCACTCCGATTCCCAATATTAACGGCGCGACGGTATTGCTGGATTCAGGCGCCAATGTTGACAGCAAGCCCCGCCATTTAGTGCAAAGCGCCATCATGGGGTCGCTGTACGCCGAATATGTTTTAGGCATTAAAAATCCCCGGGTAGGTTTATTAAATATCGGAGAGGAAGAAACTAAAGGCAATGAACAGGCTTTAGCAACTTATCCTTTGCTCAAGCAGCTGAAGACCATTCATTTCATTGGCAATGCGGAGGGGCGCGACATTCCCCGGGGCACAGTGGATGTCGTAGTGTGTGATGGTTTTGTCGGCAATGTTGTGCTGAAATTCAGCGAAGGTCTGGCCGGTGCTATGCTGCAATTGCTTAAGGATACGATAAAGTCCAGCGGCCTGCTGACAAAATTGGCTTCACTTATGGTACTGCCGGCGCTAAAAACACTAAAGAAAAAGATTGACTATGCCGAATATGGCGGCGCACCTTTACTGGGCGTTGACGGTTGTTTTATCATCTGCCACGGCAGTTCCAAAGCAAAAGCCATTAAAAATGCCATCAGAGTGGCAATCGAGTTTACTGATAACAAAGTAGTGGAACATATTCGTGAAAATATCGCAAAGGAGGGATTGCTAACCAATGACAGTGAATAA
- the fapR gene encoding transcription factor FapR: MARMQKKQRQQHLIEKIQSSPFLTDEELARLLDVSIQTIRLDRLELGIPELRERTKQMAEEAQTKIKAIDKAEIVGELIDLDLGKSGISMMTVTPDMVFERTRVARAYYVFSQANSLALAIIDAPAAVTGVANIKYKTPIRVGEKLVAKAEVVKQRGNKYFIWVKTRNEKQEVFRAKFIMVSLD, from the coding sequence ATGGCGAGAATGCAAAAGAAGCAACGACAACAGCACTTAATCGAAAAAATTCAATCTAGCCCGTTTCTTACTGACGAGGAATTGGCTAGATTATTGGACGTTAGCATTCAGACCATTAGATTGGACAGGTTGGAGTTAGGAATCCCGGAGCTTAGGGAACGTACTAAGCAGATGGCTGAAGAGGCTCAAACCAAAATCAAAGCCATTGATAAAGCTGAAATTGTTGGCGAGTTAATTGATTTGGATTTGGGCAAATCAGGCATTTCCATGATGACGGTAACGCCGGATATGGTATTTGAACGAACCCGGGTAGCCCGGGCCTATTATGTTTTTTCTCAGGCCAATTCGTTAGCTCTCGCGATTATAGATGCGCCTGCCGCTGTAACCGGGGTTGCTAATATCAAATATAAAACGCCAATCCGCGTCGGCGAAAAATTAGTGGCTAAAGCGGAAGTAGTTAAGCAGCGGGGCAATAAATATTTCATTTGGGTGAAAACCAGAAATGAAAAACAGGAAGTTTTCCGCGCAAAGTTTATTATGGTTTCGCTGGATTAA